One segment of Pseudobacteriovorax antillogorgiicola DNA contains the following:
- a CDS encoding cryptochrome/photolyase family protein, whose amino-acid sequence MKYGIHWFRRDLRVAGNRALAKQCHECEGRVLGVFCFDKKFLDRDDFSINRFQFFLEAIVALKKELQTIGSDLLVLDIGPQHGFKELFKKLKAADISLPHQVSWNRDYEPFAVERDQGAEDLMKSYGVASFHERDHLLVEPHELEKDGGGGYQVFSPFARKWNQLVMDEEFNSRVEYYKKGLRYLDQLAAGKADKIFKLTWDKLWEGESGPEDVLNRYVESNSRKVSVTIPRSGSLAALEQLRSFRDRMDDYGEKRDIPSIQGTSRLSMYMKNGSITTPMVMAELGLEPFGKKETGSDMFLNELIWREFYYHILARHPRVENEPFLKQYKDLEWSNSKTWFDAWKEGKTGFPIVDAGMRELKQTGWMHNRVRMIVASFLTKDLLIDWRWGEQYFMETLLDGDLAPNNGGWQWAASTGCDPQPYFRIFNPWLQGKKFDPDGKYIKRYVGELEDLPAKKLHSPINDHKIYPKPIVDHKKQREIALDVYKRAR is encoded by the coding sequence TTGAAATATGGAATTCATTGGTTTCGACGGGATTTAAGAGTCGCTGGAAACCGCGCCTTGGCTAAGCAGTGTCACGAATGCGAGGGCCGGGTTTTAGGAGTGTTTTGCTTTGATAAAAAGTTCTTAGATCGGGACGATTTTTCAATCAATCGCTTTCAATTCTTTTTAGAAGCTATCGTTGCTCTAAAAAAAGAGCTGCAAACCATAGGGTCGGATCTGCTCGTGCTAGACATCGGCCCACAGCATGGGTTTAAGGAGCTTTTTAAGAAGCTGAAGGCCGCTGATATTTCCTTGCCTCACCAAGTCTCTTGGAACCGTGACTACGAGCCGTTTGCAGTTGAGCGGGATCAAGGAGCCGAAGATCTCATGAAAAGCTACGGTGTGGCATCGTTTCATGAACGAGATCACCTTCTCGTTGAGCCACACGAACTAGAAAAAGACGGCGGTGGTGGCTATCAAGTGTTTTCCCCATTCGCACGGAAGTGGAATCAGTTGGTCATGGATGAAGAGTTCAATAGCCGGGTGGAATACTATAAAAAAGGTCTCCGTTACTTAGATCAGCTGGCTGCGGGCAAAGCTGACAAAATCTTTAAGCTGACCTGGGATAAGTTATGGGAGGGGGAATCAGGCCCCGAGGACGTTTTAAACCGGTATGTTGAGAGCAACAGTAGAAAAGTAAGCGTCACCATCCCACGTTCAGGAAGTTTGGCAGCCTTGGAGCAACTAAGATCATTTCGTGATCGTATGGACGACTATGGCGAGAAACGAGATATCCCGTCTATCCAAGGCACATCGCGGCTATCTATGTATATGAAGAATGGCTCTATTACAACACCGATGGTTATGGCTGAGTTAGGTCTAGAGCCTTTTGGCAAGAAGGAAACTGGATCGGATATGTTTCTCAATGAACTTATCTGGCGAGAGTTCTACTACCATATCCTAGCGCGGCATCCCCGAGTGGAGAACGAGCCGTTCCTAAAGCAATATAAAGATCTTGAGTGGTCTAACTCAAAGACTTGGTTTGACGCCTGGAAAGAAGGTAAGACGGGGTTTCCTATTGTCGATGCTGGGATGAGAGAGTTAAAGCAAACCGGCTGGATGCATAATCGGGTGCGGATGATCGTTGCAAGCTTCTTAACGAAGGACTTACTTATCGATTGGCGTTGGGGGGAGCAGTATTTTATGGAAACCCTTCTCGACGGTGACTTAGCACCTAATAACGGCGGCTGGCAGTGGGCAGCGTCGACTGGTTGCGATCCTCAACCATACTTTCGGATTTTTAATCCCTGGCTACAAGGCAAGAAGTTTGATCCCGATGGCAAGTATATAAAGAGATATGTGGGTGAGCTAGAGGATTTGCCTGCTAAAAAGCTCCATAGCCCCATCAACGATCATAAGATTTACCCTAAACCTATTGTTGATCACAAGAAACAAAGGGAAATTGCTCTTGATGTATACAAGAGGGCTCGATGA
- a CDS encoding response regulator: MPKVLIADDDLDLLELMTMELNDAGYETLCTSTGEEALKKFQEDPDEIQCIITDYHMPGLTGLELASAIKDHHQIPIVVMSGRDDLDLESLYNKGVSGVLPKPIRFSTLIELLESNLKTTLDMVEGNSKQRQTLRRSLMDLEGLSCKIYADHGTFDAKLKNISNGGIGVILDLDLKIKSLGQIRFEISTPQDKITGHAVMRWKFVEGDSLRAGFQFGRDTQEALAGNKFLHLLMTFNDDGTG, from the coding sequence ATGCCGAAGGTACTGATTGCCGACGACGACCTCGACCTTCTTGAACTCATGACCATGGAGCTGAATGATGCTGGCTATGAGACCTTGTGCACGTCCACAGGGGAAGAAGCCCTCAAAAAATTCCAGGAAGACCCGGACGAGATTCAATGTATTATCACTGACTACCATATGCCCGGGCTCACAGGGCTAGAGCTTGCATCGGCAATAAAAGATCACCATCAGATTCCCATCGTGGTGATGAGCGGTCGGGATGATCTTGATCTTGAATCTCTTTATAATAAAGGTGTCTCAGGAGTTCTGCCGAAGCCAATTCGCTTTTCTACCTTAATCGAACTCCTTGAATCCAACCTCAAAACAACTTTGGATATGGTTGAAGGCAATAGCAAGCAACGACAGACACTGAGACGCTCTCTAATGGACCTAGAAGGTCTATCCTGTAAAATCTATGCAGATCACGGCACCTTCGATGCAAAACTTAAAAATATTAGCAATGGCGGTATCGGAGTCATTCTTGATCTAGACCTAAAAATCAAGTCCCTTGGTCAGATTCGCTTTGAAATCAGTACTCCTCAGGATAAAATTACTGGTCATGCAGTGATGCGATGGAAGTTCGTTGAAGGCGACTCCTTGCGAGCAGGATTCCAATTTGGGCGCGACACCCAGGAGGCTCTGGCAGGCAACAAGTTTCTCCACCTTCTCATGACCTTCAATGACGACGGAACTGGTTAG
- a CDS encoding response regulator, producing MIAKPFPIAVIDDDETTCHLVLKSLESLTELQVESFVDPTAAMPALMENQFAAVITDINMPQMNGKDMIRELSQSIGGIQFYVITSIKDRDLAQECYRLGARGFLLKPFTNEQVQEIGQEIASNLNRWNELNIAFNLLGGTA from the coding sequence GTGATAGCTAAACCGTTTCCCATCGCCGTCATCGATGACGATGAAACCACCTGTCACCTGGTTCTTAAATCACTTGAAAGCCTCACAGAGTTGCAAGTGGAATCCTTTGTTGATCCAACCGCTGCGATGCCAGCACTCATGGAGAATCAGTTCGCAGCGGTGATCACCGATATCAACATGCCACAGATGAACGGCAAGGATATGATTCGAGAACTATCACAATCCATAGGGGGGATTCAGTTTTATGTGATCACCAGCATCAAAGATCGTGACCTCGCCCAAGAGTGCTATCGGCTTGGTGCTCGCGGCTTTCTTCTTAAACCATTTACCAATGAGCAGGTTCAAGAAATTGGCCAAGAGATTGCGAGCAACCTGAATCGCTGGAACGAGCTAAATATTGCCTTCAATCTTCTGGGCGGTACTGCATAA
- a CDS encoding D-arabinono-1,4-lactone oxidase — MVKLLWVLPLALLWGLKAWSAPAKVLYLTDYSNGYHDYQAQGKATELLLEQQLDSDVSIVGRSYEELTKFLGKENFGEGYDLIVYNACLADTREYVWAENIIRQTRDLGVPMILLHCAMHNFRGTSSDLGFFGRRKLDADRKAWENEQAGKEFPIWWRFSGVDSTSHSLFQKKLPTRIETDHPIVANVPEGWVAPKDELYYNITRTDDVIPLLSTDDGKELLAWLHPVGKSMVFATTLGHKLETYENTVFQDLLGRAARFLTNRLDDQESANRLFYNYSSSIRCNPSDVITASTIAEVQDAVRLAVARDRALKVVSIDNPNSYSEVLCPEKGGIVINVAPMNKLLNVDAVNKMVTVQPGITIDQLGRELEAYKLIFPTTADYSGITVAGGMGTGAHHSSLKRHAGIHDYVEKLTIVDGTGSIRILEGAEAREAAVHLGYLGAIVEVVLKVEDMFKLRYGYKAGSDRDLEQLIEQEVRSHDYARVSWFVGVGRYIVDYYDQVPVEEAGESYHNLWETSAGPTSIFGSLPYDALNRLPQIVQCGAAGVRANAWAAPIKAVNSSGREPVGFAHRMLGSTCAKGRCPWDFGAVSRTQELAIPIAELQNWMQDVRGIIAARKACFPVLGVYMRFAKASDSWLSSSHGADSMMFEIHIPKETDPNRYEQGTEVYDEIVQMTYQKYQGRPHWAKNSTPIFKDTLVRYGRAADFVDLKNELDPMGRFENEFWNVIASDSALKKPYPGCNLSRDCICQSDADCGTGYQCAPGAFFDEAKVCVKK, encoded by the coding sequence GTGGTTAAATTATTATGGGTCTTACCCCTCGCTCTGCTATGGGGCCTGAAGGCTTGGTCAGCACCGGCCAAAGTTCTTTACCTGACCGATTATTCTAACGGCTATCACGACTATCAAGCTCAAGGGAAAGCTACCGAACTGCTGCTAGAGCAGCAATTGGATAGCGATGTTTCCATAGTGGGACGCAGCTATGAGGAGCTGACAAAATTTTTAGGCAAGGAAAACTTTGGGGAAGGCTACGACCTGATCGTTTACAACGCCTGTCTTGCCGACACCAGAGAGTACGTTTGGGCTGAGAACATCATTCGGCAAACCCGAGACCTTGGTGTGCCCATGATCTTGTTACACTGCGCGATGCATAATTTTCGAGGAACGTCATCGGACCTTGGGTTTTTTGGTCGCCGTAAACTTGATGCAGATCGAAAAGCTTGGGAAAATGAGCAAGCCGGCAAAGAGTTTCCGATCTGGTGGAGGTTTAGCGGAGTCGATTCCACCTCACATTCCTTGTTCCAGAAAAAGCTACCCACGAGAATCGAAACCGATCATCCAATCGTAGCTAATGTTCCAGAGGGCTGGGTTGCACCAAAGGATGAGCTTTACTACAACATCACCCGTACCGATGATGTGATCCCGTTGCTTAGCACCGACGATGGCAAAGAGCTACTCGCATGGCTTCACCCAGTTGGAAAGTCTATGGTTTTTGCCACGACTTTAGGTCATAAGCTAGAAACCTATGAAAACACGGTTTTTCAGGACCTGCTCGGACGAGCAGCACGGTTTCTCACAAACCGACTCGACGATCAAGAGAGCGCGAATCGCCTATTCTATAATTATTCATCATCAATTCGCTGTAACCCCAGCGATGTAATTACGGCGAGTACGATCGCTGAAGTTCAAGATGCCGTGCGTTTGGCTGTCGCCAGAGATCGTGCTCTTAAAGTTGTTTCCATCGATAATCCAAATAGCTACAGTGAAGTTTTGTGCCCCGAAAAAGGTGGCATTGTTATCAACGTCGCACCCATGAACAAGCTTCTTAATGTGGATGCTGTAAATAAGATGGTCACAGTTCAGCCTGGGATCACTATCGATCAACTTGGTCGTGAACTGGAAGCCTATAAGCTGATCTTTCCCACGACAGCTGATTACTCTGGAATTACCGTAGCTGGTGGCATGGGGACGGGGGCCCACCATTCGTCTTTGAAACGCCATGCGGGGATCCATGACTATGTTGAAAAATTAACGATTGTTGACGGTACGGGTTCAATTAGAATTCTTGAGGGTGCCGAAGCTCGCGAAGCGGCTGTTCATCTTGGGTATCTTGGAGCCATTGTTGAGGTTGTCCTTAAAGTGGAAGATATGTTTAAGCTTCGCTACGGATACAAAGCTGGTTCAGACAGGGATTTAGAGCAGCTGATCGAGCAGGAAGTACGCTCTCACGATTACGCTCGGGTATCTTGGTTCGTAGGAGTCGGACGATATATTGTGGACTACTATGATCAAGTTCCTGTGGAAGAGGCTGGTGAGTCTTATCACAACCTCTGGGAAACATCTGCTGGACCAACTAGTATCTTCGGCTCTTTACCTTATGATGCTCTGAACCGGTTGCCTCAGATCGTACAGTGTGGTGCTGCAGGTGTAAGAGCAAATGCCTGGGCTGCGCCTATCAAGGCTGTGAATTCTTCAGGTCGGGAGCCAGTTGGTTTCGCTCACCGAATGCTAGGCTCAACCTGCGCCAAAGGCCGATGTCCTTGGGACTTTGGTGCGGTGTCGAGAACTCAAGAGCTAGCGATTCCTATTGCGGAACTGCAAAACTGGATGCAGGATGTCCGGGGAATCATTGCAGCTCGCAAGGCCTGCTTTCCAGTACTCGGTGTCTATATGCGATTCGCCAAGGCCTCTGACTCGTGGCTATCGTCATCTCATGGCGCAGATAGTATGATGTTTGAAATCCATATCCCAAAGGAGACCGATCCAAATCGCTACGAACAAGGCACCGAAGTTTACGACGAGATCGTGCAGATGACCTATCAAAAATACCAGGGTCGACCCCATTGGGCCAAAAACTCGACACCGATCTTCAAAGATACCTTGGTCCGCTACGGACGAGCAGCAGACTTTGTGGACTTAAAGAATGAACTTGATCCTATGGGGCGGTTTGAAAATGAATTTTGGAACGTGATTGCCTCAGATAGTGCCTTGAAGAAGCCTTACCCCGGTTGTAATCTGAGTAGAGATTGCATTTGTCAGTCAGATGCGGACTGCGGTACAGGCTACCAGTGTGCACCAGGTGCGTTCTTTGACGAGGCAAAGGTGTGCGTTAAGAAGTAA
- a CDS encoding CbiX/SirB N-terminal domain-containing protein, protein MTKLAVIVVDHGSKLQESNRLFESFIEEFADESPYDIVESAHMELAQPDIASAFQQCVEQGADEIVVVPYFFMPGKHIQKDIPRLTEEARARHPHVSVRIAPPLGRHPLMKTILSDQVNSTRQP, encoded by the coding sequence ATGACAAAGCTTGCGGTGATTGTGGTGGACCACGGTTCTAAACTTCAAGAAAGTAATCGGCTATTTGAAAGCTTTATCGAGGAGTTTGCGGATGAATCTCCTTATGACATTGTCGAGTCGGCTCACATGGAGCTAGCTCAACCGGATATCGCTTCAGCATTTCAACAGTGTGTCGAGCAGGGGGCTGATGAGATAGTCGTCGTTCCCTATTTTTTCATGCCCGGCAAACACATTCAAAAAGACATTCCCCGACTAACAGAAGAAGCTCGGGCAAGACACCCTCATGTGAGCGTACGTATCGCCCCGCCTCTCGGTCGTCATCCTCTGATGAAGACCATTCTTTCTGATCAGGTGAACAGCACTCGGCAGCCCTAG
- a CDS encoding insulinase family protein has protein sequence MKLWLKPFFNISLAFLTVASGACTTSNDGYESPVDLSSKPEAVKRKFKTLTLKNQLDVMLISDPDVKQSAAALNVAVGFGEDPDGQAGMAHFLEHMLFLGTKKFPDEGEYSRYIASHQGYNNAYTTFENTNYFFTINHRGFDGALDRFSQFFIAPLFTPKFVEREKNAVNNEFEKNKQNDSWRVYELAKLDIRKDHPASKFGTGNNETLKSITRDDLMAWHKKYYSANNMTLALISSASLDEMEGMARKYFSLVENHKTPEVKYSDKVLDESRKLSIYHVKPVKDHKQLAISFNLPPQSQNYKNKAHDLMASLIGSEHPGGLAQKLKANGWVTDLFGGAYDQSHQFELSVTLHLTDKGARDYQKVLDEVFAYLNFIKDQGIPKGLFYEKKALAETYYVYPRFEEGGNYVAQMAAAMQKFGSDDLLKKMYLYEEFSPAAFEALFPFLKPKYAQIFFSQQDFKPDSKEPIYGTEFKVENLSKDRVAKLESMKSSKFTYPSANPYIPENLELISDTMAKPEQVLNKNGVNIWFQGDTAIGLPRGHIRGRLIYDQPSQSARSYVTNQIYSKIISQNFASWSEQLQLAGINLGVYPSYAGINFELDGFSDKLPRAMADFLEKLKGLEIPSQTFKDQKDAYVKDLRNAAFESAYQQAIKKLRSEMNRYTPYVPDHLNEAEKITLADVKAYHQKFVQKIAVQAVAYGNLRKDDVVTSFAKLGSSSSANTQFLDKAYINPARAKKKPVSMNTKDNNDAWTAVRFVGQRDPKNEAFSRILTTLISDKYFNDLRTHQQLGYVVAAFPYQDPINVGVQFLIQSSNYPSKELSKRTETWLKGERNRLAKISDKEYTQIQQGLLARLTKPFKTSEEFAGQIFSETFIMDRVGYRQQLIDAVAALDAKTFKAMVKEAMAPKATEVSVFVNKPKSRS, from the coding sequence ATGAAATTATGGCTAAAGCCTTTTTTCAACATTTCACTAGCCTTTCTGACAGTCGCATCGGGAGCCTGCACCACTAGCAACGATGGCTATGAATCACCAGTGGATCTATCGTCAAAGCCCGAGGCTGTTAAACGGAAGTTTAAAACCCTTACCCTGAAAAACCAGCTCGACGTAATGTTGATCTCAGACCCGGATGTAAAGCAATCTGCCGCTGCACTCAATGTCGCAGTTGGCTTTGGCGAAGACCCCGATGGTCAAGCTGGTATGGCTCACTTCTTGGAACACATGCTCTTCCTTGGTACTAAGAAGTTTCCAGATGAAGGTGAATACAGTCGCTACATCGCCAGCCATCAAGGCTATAACAACGCATATACAACATTTGAAAATACTAACTACTTCTTTACCATCAACCACCGCGGCTTCGACGGTGCCCTCGATCGCTTCTCTCAATTCTTCATCGCTCCCTTATTCACTCCCAAGTTCGTAGAACGTGAAAAAAATGCGGTGAATAATGAATTTGAGAAGAATAAGCAAAATGACAGCTGGCGGGTCTATGAATTAGCCAAGCTGGACATCCGTAAAGATCATCCAGCATCCAAATTCGGCACTGGTAATAATGAAACCCTGAAGTCTATCACTCGTGATGACTTGATGGCCTGGCATAAAAAATACTACTCCGCAAATAATATGACTCTTGCACTCATCAGCAGCGCGAGCCTTGATGAAATGGAAGGCATGGCACGCAAGTACTTCAGCCTTGTCGAAAATCATAAAACGCCGGAGGTCAAGTACAGCGACAAAGTTTTGGATGAGTCCCGTAAGCTTTCCATATACCATGTCAAGCCAGTCAAGGACCACAAACAGCTGGCGATTAGCTTCAACCTCCCTCCACAGAGCCAAAACTATAAGAACAAAGCCCACGATCTGATGGCAAGCCTCATTGGTTCGGAGCATCCCGGCGGACTCGCACAAAAACTCAAGGCCAACGGTTGGGTTACCGATCTCTTTGGTGGTGCTTACGATCAATCCCACCAATTTGAGCTATCAGTCACTTTGCATCTAACGGACAAGGGTGCGCGCGACTATCAAAAAGTATTGGACGAAGTATTCGCCTACTTGAACTTCATCAAAGACCAAGGAATTCCTAAAGGGCTGTTCTACGAGAAGAAGGCCTTGGCAGAAACCTACTATGTCTACCCTCGCTTTGAGGAAGGTGGCAACTACGTCGCGCAGATGGCTGCTGCCATGCAGAAGTTCGGTAGCGATGACCTGCTCAAGAAGATGTACCTTTACGAAGAGTTTTCTCCTGCTGCATTCGAAGCACTCTTCCCTTTCCTCAAGCCAAAGTATGCGCAGATTTTCTTTAGCCAACAAGACTTCAAACCTGATAGCAAGGAGCCCATCTACGGTACCGAGTTCAAGGTAGAAAATCTCAGCAAGGATCGGGTTGCCAAGCTAGAGTCGATGAAATCAAGCAAGTTCACCTACCCCTCTGCAAACCCCTACATTCCTGAAAACCTAGAATTGATTTCCGATACTATGGCGAAGCCGGAGCAGGTTCTAAATAAGAACGGCGTCAATATCTGGTTTCAGGGAGACACAGCCATTGGCTTGCCACGAGGTCACATCCGTGGTCGCTTGATCTACGATCAACCAAGCCAGTCCGCAAGAAGTTACGTGACCAATCAGATCTATAGCAAGATTATCAGCCAAAATTTCGCGTCTTGGTCGGAGCAGTTACAACTTGCCGGTATCAACCTTGGCGTCTACCCAAGTTACGCTGGCATAAACTTTGAACTCGACGGTTTTTCAGACAAGCTTCCTCGTGCCATGGCAGACTTCCTTGAAAAACTTAAGGGACTGGAAATTCCAAGCCAGACTTTTAAAGATCAGAAGGACGCCTACGTCAAGGATCTGCGTAATGCAGCCTTCGAAAGCGCTTATCAGCAGGCTATCAAAAAACTCCGTTCTGAAATGAATCGTTACACACCATATGTTCCTGATCATCTGAACGAGGCCGAGAAGATCACTCTGGCTGATGTTAAAGCCTATCACCAGAAATTTGTCCAAAAGATTGCCGTTCAAGCAGTCGCCTATGGCAACTTGAGAAAAGACGATGTAGTGACAAGCTTCGCAAAGCTTGGCAGCAGCTCATCTGCGAATACTCAGTTCTTAGACAAGGCTTATATCAATCCTGCCCGTGCTAAGAAAAAGCCCGTCTCTATGAACACCAAAGACAACAACGATGCTTGGACAGCCGTTCGTTTCGTGGGTCAGCGAGATCCTAAGAACGAAGCCTTTTCAAGGATTCTTACAACTCTTATCTCGGACAAATACTTTAATGACCTCAGAACTCACCAGCAACTTGGCTACGTTGTTGCTGCGTTCCCATACCAAGACCCTATCAATGTTGGCGTGCAGTTTCTAATTCAATCTAGCAATTACCCTAGCAAAGAGCTATCCAAGCGCACGGAAACCTGGTTGAAGGGAGAGCGCAACCGCCTCGCAAAAATTTCTGACAAGGAATACACTCAGATTCAGCAAGGCCTTTTGGCTAGGCTCACAAAACCATTTAAAACCAGTGAAGAGTTTGCCGGCCAGATCTTCAGTGAAACTTTCATCATGGACCGGGTTGGTTACAGGCAGCAATTGATCGACGCAGTCGCCGCGCTGGATGCTAAGACCTTTAAGGCAATGGTCAAAGAGGCAATGGCCCCTAAGGCAACGGAAGTTTCAGTTTTTGTCAATAAACCGAAGTCTCGATCGTAA